One stretch of Aquimarina sp. Aq107 DNA includes these proteins:
- a CDS encoding TonB-dependent receptor domain-containing protein, whose amino-acid sequence MKSFFLSFFVLIYINCFSQTTVNKRYENISLQEFLKILEKSNEIKFSFNPEIVKNESINITEITSLEEVLKEIESQTSILFEKINDRYYVIRKKNQKGKISICGYLLDNLTKESLSEAFINNKSQAKSTTSNHKGYFQLFLSSPNDTINIQFLGYKNRQFTAKELENSDCIKILLSEDDFQLGEVVITEYVTSGISRQGASSAVNIDPSKLGILPRLVEPDVLQTLQFLPGIQSPTETASGLHIRGGTPDHNLILWDGIKMYSSGHFFDLLSIFNPYITENIKLYRSSTEAKYGNRISGVVDIESKNEVPKDFGFGFGFNMTNVDAYIEAPIDDDFGVIVSARRAFTDFIETSTFRSYSDRAFQSIRFFVDNQKLDQETVENENVFYFTDLTVKAILDLSKDDKLIISSIFTNNDLNYTLNIKNIQGFSEPFDEIQKDNLEFVNQGANIKWDKKWNNSFSHSANIYFSNYDFNYNGLRESRASIDGFLFFDNNIVEENTIRDSGASIHTNWTINTKHSFASGYDFSTNDVAYNADYSFDNFSFDESNSNITHAIFGEYKFNANEKLKISAGVRGNYFSVLNKTYWEPRINLEVNLSKNIITKLAAERKNQVISQISNYLPNDFNLDNQIWLLADSEFVSMLSSDQISTGFTINKNDWYIDIEGYHKSTSGLTSFANGFNGVLDLETGSSKVFGIDVLIKKRIKNYRTWVGYSYTDQDFRFENVNDNQYFRGNFDIKHYLSWIHSYQWNNFEFSLGWTARTGRPYTPALGIIETNEFILIDYGEVNSDRLDTYHRLDFSASYKFNLSKDDAWQSKIGLSLFNLYDRENTLNRTYSVRFDNNTYLLQEVNTFSAGITPNVSFRIDF is encoded by the coding sequence ATGAAATCTTTTTTTTTATCTTTTTTTGTACTTATATATATTAACTGTTTTTCTCAAACTACGGTCAACAAAAGATATGAAAACATATCACTACAAGAGTTTTTAAAAATCTTAGAAAAATCTAATGAAATTAAATTCTCCTTTAATCCTGAAATAGTAAAAAACGAATCAATCAACATTACTGAAATAACATCTCTAGAAGAAGTTCTTAAAGAGATTGAATCTCAAACCTCTATTCTTTTTGAAAAAATCAATGACAGGTATTATGTAATAAGGAAAAAGAATCAAAAAGGAAAAATTTCAATTTGCGGGTATTTATTAGACAATTTAACAAAAGAATCGTTGTCCGAAGCTTTTATTAATAATAAAAGCCAAGCCAAATCTACAACATCAAATCATAAAGGTTATTTTCAATTATTCTTATCAAGCCCCAATGACACTATTAACATTCAGTTTTTAGGCTACAAAAACAGACAATTTACTGCCAAAGAATTAGAAAATAGTGATTGTATTAAAATACTACTATCCGAAGATGATTTCCAATTAGGCGAAGTAGTAATTACGGAGTATGTGACTTCTGGAATATCAAGACAAGGAGCTAGTAGTGCAGTAAATATAGACCCTAGTAAACTAGGTATTTTACCAAGACTAGTAGAACCCGATGTATTACAAACACTTCAGTTTCTTCCTGGAATTCAAAGCCCTACCGAAACCGCTTCTGGATTACATATTAGAGGTGGCACACCTGATCATAATTTGATTTTATGGGATGGAATAAAAATGTATAGTTCAGGTCATTTTTTTGATTTATTATCCATTTTCAATCCGTACATAACAGAAAATATTAAACTTTATAGAAGTAGTACTGAAGCTAAATATGGAAATAGAATTTCTGGAGTTGTAGATATCGAATCCAAAAATGAGGTTCCAAAAGACTTTGGCTTTGGTTTTGGTTTTAATATGACTAACGTTGATGCATATATCGAAGCTCCTATTGATGATGATTTTGGCGTGATTGTATCGGCAAGAAGAGCATTTACTGACTTTATCGAAACATCAACATTTCGCAGCTATTCTGATCGAGCTTTCCAAAGTATTCGATTTTTTGTAGACAATCAAAAATTGGATCAAGAAACTGTAGAAAATGAAAATGTATTTTATTTTACTGATCTAACCGTCAAAGCAATTCTAGACTTATCTAAAGATGACAAATTAATAATTAGTTCTATTTTTACAAACAATGACCTCAACTACACACTTAATATTAAAAACATCCAAGGATTTAGTGAACCATTTGATGAAATCCAAAAAGACAATTTAGAATTTGTAAATCAAGGAGCTAATATAAAATGGGATAAAAAATGGAACAATAGTTTTTCTCATTCGGCTAATATTTATTTTTCTAATTATGATTTTAACTATAACGGATTAAGAGAATCTAGAGCAAGTATTGATGGGTTTCTGTTCTTTGATAACAATATAGTAGAGGAGAATACAATTAGAGACTCTGGTGCCTCTATTCATACTAATTGGACAATAAATACTAAACACAGTTTTGCTTCTGGCTATGATTTTTCAACCAATGATGTAGCATATAATGCTGACTATTCTTTTGACAATTTTTCTTTTGATGAAAGTAATAGTAATATTACCCACGCCATATTTGGAGAATATAAATTTAATGCTAATGAGAAACTTAAAATAAGTGCCGGAGTTAGAGGTAATTATTTCTCTGTTCTTAATAAAACATACTGGGAACCTCGAATAAACTTAGAGGTGAACCTATCAAAAAATATCATAACAAAGTTAGCAGCTGAAAGAAAAAACCAAGTAATTAGTCAAATATCTAATTATTTACCGAATGATTTTAACCTAGATAATCAAATATGGTTATTGGCAGATTCAGAGTTTGTATCCATGCTTAGTAGTGATCAAATATCTACTGGATTTACTATTAACAAAAACGACTGGTATATTGATATCGAAGGATATCATAAATCCACAAGCGGACTTACTTCATTTGCTAATGGTTTTAATGGGGTTCTAGACTTAGAAACAGGATCAAGTAAGGTTTTTGGAATAGACGTATTAATCAAAAAAAGAATAAAAAATTATAGAACTTGGGTTGGGTATTCATATACAGATCAAGATTTCAGATTTGAAAATGTAAATGACAACCAATATTTTCGAGGTAATTTTGACATTAAACACTACTTATCTTGGATACACAGCTATCAATGGAATAATTTCGAATTTTCATTAGGATGGACTGCAAGAACAGGTCGACCTTATACTCCTGCTTTAGGTATTATAGAAACTAATGAATTCATTCTTATTGACTATGGAGAAGTTAATAGTGATCGATTAGATACTTACCATCGTCTAGATTTTTCTGCTTCTTATAAATTTAATTTATCAAAAGATGATGCTTGGCAAAGCAAAATTGGTTTGTCGTTATTTAATCTCTATGATAGAGAGAATACTTTAAATCGAACATATAGTGTTAGATTTGATAATAACACTTATTTACTGCAAGAAGTAAACACCTTTTCTGCCGGAATTACACCTAATGTATCTTTTCGAATAGATTTTTAA
- a CDS encoding FecR family protein, giving the protein MKNPYSDETFLARWLNNDLNDKEKAEFEKSEDYQKYITILDKIDKLQSPSYNKKEIFTTIKNEIQEKPKVRTFITRWTYGAAAALLALIGLFFFFDNTTTHATDYGEQITIELLDGSEVVLNSKSELKFKKSDWENQRKVTLVGEAFFKVKKGSNFVVETESGEVRVLGTQFNVNAQKDYFEVICSEGKVKAIGHNTTKEVILTKGKAFRVSDNIVENWETEITEPSWMSGETTFTNTPLKQVIQSLENQFKISFDKKSINQDKRFTGSYNHNDIELALKTIFVPMEISYTFNNENHIVLVKE; this is encoded by the coding sequence ATGAAAAATCCATATTCAGACGAAACATTTTTGGCAAGATGGTTAAATAACGATCTAAATGACAAGGAGAAAGCGGAATTTGAAAAATCGGAAGATTATCAAAAATATATCACTATTCTTGATAAAATAGATAAATTACAATCTCCTAGTTATAACAAAAAGGAAATTTTTACCACTATTAAAAATGAAATACAAGAAAAACCGAAAGTAAGAACTTTTATTACTAGATGGACTTATGGTGCTGCTGCTGCCTTGTTAGCTCTTATTGGACTGTTTTTTTTCTTTGACAACACTACTACTCATGCTACGGATTACGGAGAACAAATCACCATTGAACTTTTAGATGGATCTGAAGTAGTTTTAAATTCGAAATCGGAATTAAAATTCAAAAAATCAGATTGGGAAAACCAAAGAAAAGTTACTCTGGTAGGAGAAGCTTTTTTTAAAGTTAAAAAAGGATCTAATTTTGTTGTAGAAACTGAATCCGGAGAGGTTAGAGTATTAGGGACACAATTTAATGTTAATGCACAAAAAGATTATTTTGAGGTAATATGTTCTGAAGGTAAGGTAAAAGCTATAGGGCATAATACTACTAAAGAAGTCATTCTTACCAAAGGAAAAGCCTTTAGAGTTTCGGATAACATAGTTGAAAATTGGGAAACCGAAATAACAGAGCCTAGCTGGATGTCTGGAGAAACTACGTTTACAAACACTCCCCTAAAACAAGTAATACAATCTTTAGAAAATCAGTTTAAAATTTCTTTTGACAAGAAAAGCATTAATCAAGATAAGCGTTTTACAGGTAGCTACAATCACAATGATATTGAACTAGCTTTAAAAACAATCTTTGTTCCTATGGAAATTTCATATACTTTTAACAACGAAAACCACATAGTTCTCGTTAAGGAATAA
- a CDS encoding RNA polymerase sigma factor, which translates to MEKKSVCDEKNFESIFDDCSESLRNIIYYKCGDIDLAEDIIQDAFIKLWKNCKKVVFFKAKSYLYTVANNNLLNHIAHKKVVLRYEQRPHSDLNNQDPQFIIEEKEFMVKLNNAIDSLPEKQRETFLLSRIDKKSYKEIAEITGVSVKAIEKRIHYALLSLRQKLGDIL; encoded by the coding sequence ATGGAAAAGAAATCTGTTTGTGATGAAAAAAATTTTGAATCAATCTTTGATGATTGTTCTGAGTCACTGCGGAATATTATTTATTATAAATGTGGAGATATTGATTTAGCAGAAGATATAATACAAGATGCATTTATAAAGTTATGGAAGAACTGTAAAAAAGTAGTTTTTTTCAAAGCTAAATCTTATTTATATACAGTAGCAAATAACAACTTATTAAATCATATTGCTCATAAAAAGGTGGTTCTGAGGTATGAACAAAGACCTCATTCTGATCTTAACAATCAAGATCCTCAGTTTATTATTGAAGAAAAAGAGTTTATGGTTAAGCTTAATAATGCAATAGATAGCCTGCCCGAAAAACAAAGAGAAACATTTTTATTATCACGAATCGATAAAAAATCATATAAAGAAATTGCCGAAATTACGGGAGTTTCCGTTAAAGCTATAGAAAAGCGAATACATTATGCTTTATTAAGCTTAAGACAAAAATTAGGAGATATTTTGTAA
- a CDS encoding T9SS type A sorting domain-containing protein codes for MKKIILLVVALSFSYLGSAQFNSKAPWMKELNAQKKSSGTDEPLKFQEIVDAFNEYWKDKDYTKKGSGYKPFKRWEDFWKDCLNDDGTLMTAKQIWDSGLQKKALQSKMVDDSNWVALGPDDIIDRSFSSANIGRVNVVIVDPVDSNKYYAGTPAGGIWRSLDAGASWTPLSDELPQIGVSAIAIDPVDTDIIYIGTGDDDANDTVSVGVLKSTDGGQTWNTTGLNFTVSSANNISEIYLDPTDRNKVFVSTSRGFYKSINAGTSFVRVFNSDLNDMKLKPGDSNIIYAVSDSQVFKSVDNGDSFLTISSGLPLSSTNTRYAIDVTPADPNYVYVLSAGAGSAFQGLYKSTDSGTTFTKTATTENVFGAGQAWYDMALAVSDTDADEVYTGELDVWKSTDGGDNFTQVNNWSVRTASYTHADIHFLRFFNGELYCGSDGGIFKSTNGGTTFSDLTQKMQIGQFYEIAVSKANGKSKKMAGGLQDNGSFGLTTSGEWNVYGGGDGMDAAIDPNNDNNYYGFMQNGQNLWISTNGGLTQTARVAQPSGSTGNWITPLLMNKESELYAAYNAIYRLDGNAFTQVSPNFTGSSDTRNRIDQFEIDPSNSDIMFATINETMWKSIDRGLTFSEVETFALSVTSVTVHSSDSNIVYVTTSGRSGKVYVSNNGGEDFTDITGDLPSIPKLVIKHQDLHSDNPLFVGTSTGVYRTDDTTPGVWEAFDNNLPNVPVRDLEINVNDANITAATYGRGVWQSTIPVELAQDDIRLVAINSPGTEINCGAISPSFTVKNNGVNPISSIAIEYIVDGNSNTTSWTGNINSNETAIIDLPEMNLDLGIHSISVIASVTNDTNDGNDSIEVSFNTNSSFDIAQGVNDFEDSEDELLTSGGVLWERGVPAGAILNTAASGQNAYATNLDGNYIDGTTSYLVSNCYDMTTVGDNPVLKFNMAFDIELDWDYINVEYSTDGGAVWNILGTASDPNWYNSNTAVNLSNCSTCPGAQWTGRDATMKEYSYDLSAFSSENNFVFRFNFVSDGAVNNEGVVIDDVIIEGNTLSVGEFENTPVLSLFPNPSSDVFNIQWRNANNVSYTVTDLAGKLIASRNAVSSSENTTQINLSGFAKGMYFLNVNLDGVEETMKLIKN; via the coding sequence ATGAAAAAAATTATTCTTTTAGTTGTAGCATTATCTTTCTCTTATTTGGGTAGTGCTCAGTTTAATTCAAAGGCTCCTTGGATGAAGGAGTTAAATGCGCAAAAAAAGTCATCCGGGACAGATGAACCTCTAAAGTTTCAGGAAATTGTAGATGCGTTTAATGAGTATTGGAAGGATAAAGATTATACCAAAAAAGGTTCTGGATATAAGCCTTTTAAAAGATGGGAAGATTTTTGGAAAGACTGTTTAAATGATGATGGAACTCTTATGACTGCGAAACAGATATGGGATTCTGGATTACAAAAAAAAGCATTACAAAGTAAAATGGTTGATGATAGTAATTGGGTGGCATTAGGGCCAGACGATATAATTGATAGATCATTTTCAAGTGCAAATATTGGTCGTGTAAATGTTGTTATTGTAGATCCAGTTGACTCTAATAAATATTATGCAGGAACACCTGCTGGTGGAATATGGAGATCTTTAGACGCAGGAGCATCTTGGACTCCTTTGTCTGATGAATTACCACAGATTGGGGTTTCGGCGATTGCTATAGATCCTGTAGATACCGATATTATATATATCGGAACTGGTGATGATGATGCTAACGATACCGTTAGTGTTGGAGTCTTGAAATCAACGGATGGAGGTCAGACTTGGAATACAACAGGATTAAATTTTACAGTATCTAGTGCTAATAACATTAGTGAAATATATTTAGATCCAACTGATAGAAATAAAGTATTCGTTTCTACAAGTAGAGGATTTTATAAGTCGATTAATGCTGGGACTAGTTTTGTTAGGGTTTTTAATTCAGACTTAAATGATATGAAATTAAAGCCTGGAGATTCTAACATCATTTATGCTGTTTCGGATTCACAAGTTTTTAAATCTGTGGATAATGGAGATTCTTTTTTAACTATCTCTAGTGGATTGCCACTTTCAAGTACGAATACAAGATATGCTATTGATGTAACACCAGCTGATCCTAATTATGTTTATGTATTAAGTGCAGGAGCTGGTAGTGCTTTTCAAGGGTTGTATAAATCAACTGATAGTGGTACTACATTTACAAAAACTGCTACTACTGAAAATGTTTTCGGAGCAGGACAGGCTTGGTATGATATGGCGTTGGCTGTTTCTGATACTGATGCTGATGAGGTTTATACAGGAGAGTTGGATGTTTGGAAATCAACAGACGGAGGTGATAATTTCACTCAGGTTAATAACTGGTCGGTAAGAACAGCATCTTATACGCATGCGGATATTCACTTTTTAAGATTTTTTAATGGAGAATTGTATTGTGGTAGTGACGGAGGTATTTTTAAATCTACTAATGGTGGAACGACTTTTTCTGATCTAACGCAAAAAATGCAAATAGGACAGTTTTATGAGATAGCAGTTTCTAAAGCTAATGGAAAATCTAAGAAAATGGCTGGAGGTTTGCAGGATAATGGAAGTTTTGGTTTAACAACCTCTGGAGAATGGAATGTTTATGGAGGCGGTGATGGAATGGATGCGGCTATCGATCCTAATAACGATAATAATTATTATGGTTTTATGCAAAATGGTCAGAATCTTTGGATATCTACTAACGGTGGATTAACTCAAACTGCAAGAGTTGCGCAACCATCAGGTTCAACAGGAAATTGGATAACTCCTCTTTTAATGAATAAAGAAAGTGAGTTATATGCTGCTTATAATGCTATTTATAGATTAGATGGTAATGCTTTTACTCAGGTTTCCCCTAATTTCACAGGGAGTTCTGACACTAGAAACAGAATAGATCAATTTGAAATAGACCCTTCAAATTCTGATATTATGTTTGCTACAATTAATGAAACAATGTGGAAAAGTATAGATAGAGGTCTAACTTTTTCTGAAGTTGAAACTTTTGCTCTATCTGTTACTTCTGTAACGGTACATAGTAGTGATAGTAATATTGTTTATGTTACTACTTCTGGGAGATCAGGTAAAGTGTATGTATCTAATAATGGAGGGGAAGATTTTACTGATATAACAGGAGATTTACCAAGTATTCCTAAGCTTGTTATTAAACATCAAGATTTACATTCAGATAATCCCTTATTTGTAGGTACCTCTACTGGTGTATATAGAACAGATGATACTACTCCTGGCGTATGGGAAGCATTTGATAATAATTTACCAAATGTTCCTGTTAGGGATTTAGAAATTAATGTAAACGATGCCAATATTACGGCGGCTACTTATGGTAGAGGTGTTTGGCAATCAACAATACCAGTTGAATTAGCACAAGATGATATTCGTTTAGTAGCAATCAATTCTCCAGGAACAGAAATTAATTGTGGAGCAATATCTCCATCATTTACTGTTAAGAATAATGGAGTAAATCCAATTTCTTCAATTGCTATAGAATATATTGTAGATGGTAATTCTAATACAACTTCTTGGACGGGTAATATTAATTCTAACGAAACAGCAATTATAGACTTACCTGAAATGAATTTAGATTTAGGAATTCATAGTATAAGTGTTATCGCTTCGGTTACTAACGATACTAATGATGGTAATGATTCAATTGAAGTGAGTTTTAATACAAATAGTAGTTTTGATATCGCTCAAGGAGTTAATGATTTTGAGGATAGTGAAGATGAGTTGTTAACTAGTGGAGGTGTTTTATGGGAGCGAGGAGTTCCTGCTGGAGCTATTTTAAATACAGCTGCTTCTGGACAGAATGCGTACGCAACGAATTTGGATGGTAATTATATTGATGGTACAACCAGTTATTTAGTTTCTAATTGTTATGATATGACAACTGTAGGAGATAATCCTGTTCTTAAATTTAATATGGCATTTGATATTGAATTAGATTGGGATTATATCAATGTTGAGTATTCAACTGATGGGGGAGCTGTTTGGAATATTTTAGGAACTGCTAGTGACCCAAATTGGTACAATAGTAATACTGCGGTTAATTTAAGTAATTGTTCTACTTGTCCTGGAGCTCAGTGGACTGGAAGAGATGCTACTATGAAAGAATATAGTTATGATTTATCTGCTTTTTCAAGTGAAAATAATTTCGTTTTTAGATTTAACTTCGTATCAGATGGTGCAGTTAATAATGAAGGAGTAGTTATTGATGATGTAATAATTGAAGGTAATACATTAAGTGTTGGTGAATTTGAAAATACTCCTGTGTTGAGTCTTTTCCCAAATCCTTCTAGCGATGTGTTTAATATCCAGTGGAGAAATGCTAATAATGTATCATATACAGTTACAGATTTAGCTGGAAAATTAATTGCTTCTAGAAACGCGGTTAGTTCTTCTGAAAATACTACACAAATTAATTTATCTGGTTTTGCGAAAGGAATGTATTTCTTAAATGTAAATTTAGATGGCGTAGAAGAAACAATGAAGCTTATTAAGAACTAA
- a CDS encoding M28 family metallopeptidase codes for MKQLLLKIIRYNLVLIPILSFTQTDSVNNLDTILIQKEIMMKLTGEKPINENIYITQRASPEERKLTANYLSNYLSKIGWKIENHHYKTTNGNLFLDLFLQPMNGVNVSAILPATTKSKEYILFGSHYDSERNCPGAIDNATGVTLSLTIAYKLMQLKTRNKNFIVVLFDQEEDGTVGSKAYAKMLKNSGKEIHSIHTIDMMGWDDDNNLGIEIELPSPILKNLYQRNAQKYNIPIQVTKIGSSDHQSFIDLGFNTLGITEEYAKRDTTPYIHTNMDTYDTVNFEYLASSTEFIFQIFRSLVQ; via the coding sequence ATGAAGCAACTACTTCTAAAAATTATACGATATAACCTTGTTCTTATACCAATTTTAAGTTTCACTCAAACCGATTCGGTGAACAACTTAGATACGATATTAATACAAAAAGAAATTATGATGAAACTTACAGGAGAAAAACCTATAAATGAAAACATATATATAACACAAAGAGCATCACCAGAAGAACGTAAATTAACTGCTAACTACTTATCTAATTATCTATCCAAAATAGGATGGAAAATCGAAAACCATCATTACAAAACCACAAACGGAAACCTGTTTCTTGATCTGTTTTTACAACCGATGAATGGGGTCAATGTATCGGCCATATTACCTGCAACAACAAAAAGTAAAGAATACATCTTATTTGGAAGTCATTATGATTCTGAACGAAATTGTCCTGGAGCTATTGATAATGCAACAGGAGTTACTCTGAGTTTAACAATTGCATATAAACTTATGCAACTTAAAACACGTAATAAAAACTTTATTGTGGTACTATTTGATCAAGAAGAAGATGGAACAGTAGGAAGCAAGGCATATGCCAAAATGTTAAAAAATAGTGGTAAAGAAATACACTCTATTCATACGATAGATATGATGGGTTGGGATGACGATAATAATCTTGGTATTGAAATAGAACTCCCATCACCTATCCTAAAAAATTTATATCAGAGGAACGCACAAAAATATAACATTCCTATTCAGGTGACTAAAATAGGATCCTCGGATCATCAATCTTTCATTGATTTAGGATTTAACACCCTTGGAATCACAGAAGAATATGCTAAACGAGACACAACACCTTATATCCATACTAATATGGATACTTATGACACCGTAAATTTTGAGTATTTAGCATCATCTACAGAATTCATTTTTCAAATTTTTAGATCCCTTGTGCAATGA
- a CDS encoding sensor histidine kinase: protein MFRPFLRYYQIIIPLLVIIISLIGMVRFKRLGEMSRLEIHDYYFRVFQLVFFLSIAFFVVRWVFNLWKEYQALKNDKNEAELMLLKSKIDPHFFFNTLNNLYGLAIEKSDQAPEVILKLSEIMRYTIYEGEHKYVTLKKEIEYLEQYLEIHKLRYKKQVDIFFEQKIDDDQVKIAPLMFIILLENAIKHGAESMVDSAYISINLTVMGSDVCFGIENNFKSRTEKVTGIGLKNLRRRLQLLYPKRHELVMRSSDTVYEAILKIKI from the coding sequence ATGTTTCGACCTTTTCTTAGATATTACCAAATTATAATTCCTCTTTTAGTGATAATTATCTCTTTGATTGGAATGGTTCGATTTAAGAGATTAGGAGAAATGTCTCGACTGGAGATTCATGACTATTATTTTCGTGTATTTCAGCTTGTGTTTTTTCTTTCTATTGCGTTTTTTGTAGTGCGCTGGGTCTTTAATCTTTGGAAAGAATACCAGGCGTTAAAGAATGATAAAAATGAAGCAGAACTTATGCTCTTGAAGAGTAAGATAGACCCTCATTTTTTCTTTAATACATTAAACAATTTATACGGTTTAGCTATAGAAAAATCTGATCAAGCTCCAGAAGTAATATTAAAACTTTCTGAAATCATGCGATATACTATTTATGAAGGAGAACATAAATACGTAACGTTAAAAAAGGAAATTGAATATCTAGAGCAGTATTTAGAAATTCATAAATTACGATACAAGAAGCAAGTTGATATTTTTTTTGAACAGAAAATTGATGATGATCAAGTAAAAATAGCCCCTTTAATGTTTATCATTTTATTAGAGAATGCCATAAAGCATGGAGCCGAAAGTATGGTCGATAGTGCATACATTAGTATAAATCTTACTGTTATGGGAAGTGATGTGTGTTTTGGAATAGAAAATAATTTTAAGTCCAGAACTGAAAAAGTAACGGGTATTGGTTTGAAGAATTTAAGAAGAAGATTACAGTTACTGTATCCTAAAAGACATGAATTAGTAATGAGATCTAGCGATACTGTATACGAGGCAATACTTAAAATTAAAATATGA
- a CDS encoding LytTR family DNA-binding domain-containing protein, whose translation MIRYIILDDEPIAHRIIEGFSQKLNQLKKVGNAYDAFEAITMLQENSVDLLFLDINMPELSGFEFLKTLSNAPKIIVTSAHKEFALEGYEFDITDYLLKPFSFERFLKAVNKVILFKKNEIYIKGPEKNQYIFIKSGKKQYQISLDDILFIEASGNYSKVYLIDEMVLTLRKISTFEKELPVRFLRVHNSFIVSKNKVNAIEGNKIIINDHNVPIGQTYKSTISRLFTSGGNQL comes from the coding sequence ATGATTAGATATATCATTTTAGATGATGAGCCAATTGCGCATCGCATAATAGAAGGTTTTTCGCAAAAATTAAATCAACTAAAAAAAGTAGGGAACGCTTATGATGCTTTTGAAGCTATTACTATGCTGCAAGAAAATAGTGTAGATCTTTTGTTTTTAGATATAAATATGCCTGAGTTAAGCGGATTCGAATTTTTGAAAACTCTTTCTAATGCACCTAAAATAATTGTTACTTCTGCGCATAAAGAATTTGCTTTAGAAGGATACGAATTTGATATTACTGATTATTTATTAAAACCATTTTCTTTTGAGCGATTTCTAAAGGCTGTTAATAAAGTAATTCTTTTTAAAAAGAATGAGATATACATAAAAGGTCCTGAAAAGAATCAATATATATTTATTAAATCAGGTAAGAAACAATATCAAATATCTTTAGATGATATTCTTTTCATTGAAGCTTCTGGGAATTATAGTAAAGTTTATTTAATAGATGAAATGGTTCTTACATTACGTAAAATTTCAACTTTCGAGAAAGAGTTACCAGTTAGATTTCTGAGAGTTCATAATTCCTTTATTGTATCTAAAAATAAGGTAAACGCTATAGAAGGGAATAAAATCATAATAAACGATCATAACGTTCCAATTGGTCAAACTTATAAGAGTACTATAAGTAGATTGTTTACTTCTGGAGGTAATCAATTATAA
- a CDS encoding NUDIX domain-containing protein: MDFAKNQQNRWYENKEKIFVAIDCIIFGFDNGILKLLVFKREIEPLRGSWSLIGSFVRSDENSDQATNRILKDITGLEQIFTEELKTYSDIHRDPGARCICIAQYALIRIDQDNKDLVEKHGAFWFPLNELPNLILDHNTMVADALERLRNKAKFFPLGFELLPNNFTLPQIQLLYEEIFQKKFDARNFRKKILSLDLLKNTEKKDKSSSKKGAFLYQFDPEKYEQLKSNGFDAPILKNSTQ, encoded by the coding sequence ATGGATTTTGCTAAAAATCAACAGAATCGATGGTATGAGAACAAAGAGAAAATATTTGTTGCTATCGATTGTATTATTTTTGGTTTTGACAATGGAATCTTAAAACTTCTAGTTTTTAAGAGAGAAATTGAGCCTTTGAGAGGTTCTTGGTCATTAATTGGTAGTTTTGTTAGATCTGATGAAAACTCGGATCAAGCAACTAATAGAATTTTAAAAGACATTACAGGCCTAGAACAAATTTTTACTGAAGAACTGAAAACATACTCAGACATACATCGAGATCCTGGAGCTAGATGTATTTGTATAGCACAATATGCTTTGATCCGAATAGATCAAGACAATAAGGATCTAGTTGAGAAACACGGAGCATTTTGGTTCCCATTAAATGAATTACCTAATCTTATATTGGATCACAATACTATGGTTGCCGATGCACTAGAAAGATTAAGGAATAAAGCTAAATTTTTCCCGTTAGGATTCGAACTACTGCCTAATAACTTTACTTTGCCTCAAATACAATTATTATACGAAGAAATTTTTCAAAAAAAATTTGATGCACGTAACTTCAGAAAAAAGATATTATCATTAGATTTATTAAAAAACACAGAGAAAAAAGATAAATCTTCATCTAAAAAAGGTGCATTTTTATATCAGTTCGATCCTGAAAAATATGAACAGCTTAAATCAAATGGTTTTGATGCGCCAATACTAAAAAACAGTACTCAATAA